A part of Melittangium boletus DSM 14713 genomic DNA contains:
- a CDS encoding serine/threonine-protein kinase PknK, with amino-acid sequence MNDTKTPEDAETVPSAPSSGVLSPGTLVDERFVIEALAGRGGMGHVYRARDQETGQRVALKLLHGTPAPDALYRFHREATLLSSLRHPGLVAHVAHGATEQGQAYLVMEWLEGEELARRLSRQPLSVAESLSLLRRVAEALAHAHERGIVHRDLKPTNLFLRAGRPEDGVILDFGLARHAEPTLMGVTRSHTVVGTPGYMAPEQASCHPEIPPAADIFSLGCVLYECLTGRPPFEAPHFAAALAKILFAEPVPPRALRPGLPEALQGLVERMLAKEPSRRLPHATALLEALSLLDLGPERPPSGSLDAPWLPSLAEGEQQLVSVLLVSSLAGASPSWGREMRETLRTMLVPQGGRVEGLADGSLVATLLPVRGTATDQAALAARCALALKERWPEASVALVTGLGVLEAHLPVGEAMDKAGRLLRRIEQAPSSSVLMDEVTAGLLGAGFQLTPSGSGSFLLRSERLGVDTSRPLLGKPTPCVGREQELALLESCFATCREESNARALLVTAAPGVGKSRLRHEFLRRLEHKEEPPRVLLGRGDPMHKGVSYGLLGQVLRELGGVVEGEPLESKRSRLFQRVSRYLSEAQAREVTPFLGELCAIPFPDEDNPRLRAARQEPQLMGAQMGRALVAFLDAECAHTPVLLVLEDLHWGDVLTVTLVDRLLRDLSERPFMVLALARPEVKQLFPALWGRAVQELSLNGLSRKACARLVREVLGAGVPDAVVRQTVEQSDGNALFLEELIRMVAEGRGDAAPETVLAVLQSRLMRMEAGARQTLLVASIFGRAFWPGGVEELLGRPAGDGLVRTHLRLLVEQEVIEPVPDSRFPTAPEYRFRHALVRDAAYGLLAEAHRTLAHRLAGAWLERMGEPDVEEIATHYQLGQQPERAAPLYTRSAEQRFEHNDLQGTLRCVNAALACGVGDEVLSKLRALEALVSFWSDDVPRTLELGVPILDTLPRGGRFWCWLCGGLILGNILGGQAEETQRLCELLLRTDPEPDAVVRYIEALVSMSSTLMWSDEHQLMPVLRNRAREVGVSSMERQVLVRGYLRMMESQYLYLVESSPWRSLRQVEVALRDFEEIGSERNVCLLRNVMGLLCLELGDVPGALRCLREARDGAWRQAQYLLSSQAGYYLMQALAFSPEPEHRREALEMAREGRDIELSMAVFQGLRDSFAAQTLGVHGEWGEAETRARRACELLESLPSVRGFAQAVLSEILRRQGHLDQARSLARSGVRSLELCGTGIYMVFIHLSLVEACLAQGDDAEGEAALRKALERVRTWAHDITDAAARERFLTQVPVNARVLALARARWGDVRV; translated from the coding sequence ATGAATGACACCAAGACGCCGGAGGACGCGGAGACGGTTCCCTCCGCTCCCTCCTCGGGAGTGCTGTCCCCGGGGACGCTCGTCGACGAGCGCTTCGTCATCGAGGCCCTGGCGGGACGCGGGGGCATGGGGCACGTCTACCGGGCCCGGGATCAGGAGACGGGCCAGCGCGTGGCGCTCAAGCTGCTGCATGGCACTCCCGCTCCGGACGCGCTCTACCGCTTCCACCGGGAGGCCACGTTGCTGTCCTCGCTGCGCCACCCAGGACTGGTCGCGCATGTGGCCCATGGCGCCACCGAGCAGGGGCAGGCCTACCTGGTCATGGAGTGGCTGGAGGGAGAGGAACTGGCGCGGCGTCTGTCTCGCCAGCCCTTGAGCGTGGCCGAGAGCCTGTCACTGCTGCGCCGCGTGGCCGAGGCCCTGGCGCATGCGCATGAGCGGGGCATCGTCCATCGCGATCTCAAACCCACCAACCTCTTCCTGCGCGCGGGCCGTCCCGAGGACGGGGTCATCCTGGACTTCGGTCTGGCGCGGCACGCCGAGCCCACGCTCATGGGGGTGACGCGCAGTCACACCGTGGTGGGCACGCCGGGCTACATGGCGCCGGAGCAGGCCTCCTGCCACCCGGAGATTCCGCCCGCCGCGGACATCTTCTCGCTGGGGTGCGTGCTGTATGAATGCCTCACGGGGCGGCCGCCCTTCGAGGCGCCGCACTTCGCCGCCGCGTTGGCCAAGATTCTCTTCGCCGAGCCCGTGCCCCCGCGCGCACTGCGCCCCGGTCTGCCCGAGGCGTTGCAGGGGTTGGTGGAGCGGATGCTGGCCAAGGAGCCCTCGCGCAGGCTTCCCCATGCCACCGCGCTGCTCGAGGCCTTGTCCCTGCTGGACCTGGGGCCGGAGCGTCCGCCGTCGGGCTCGCTGGACGCGCCGTGGCTGCCCAGCCTCGCGGAGGGTGAGCAACAGCTCGTCAGCGTCCTCCTGGTGTCTTCCCTTGCAGGGGCTTCCCCTTCCTGGGGACGGGAGATGCGGGAGACCCTGCGCACCATGCTCGTGCCCCAGGGGGGCCGCGTCGAGGGGCTGGCGGATGGATCGCTGGTGGCCACGTTGCTGCCCGTGCGCGGCACGGCCACGGACCAGGCCGCGCTCGCGGCCCGATGTGCCCTCGCCCTCAAGGAGCGCTGGCCGGAGGCGTCGGTGGCGCTGGTGACGGGGCTCGGGGTGCTCGAGGCGCACCTGCCGGTGGGCGAGGCCATGGACAAGGCGGGCCGGCTGCTGCGGCGGATCGAACAGGCGCCCTCGTCCTCCGTGCTCATGGACGAGGTGACGGCGGGGCTGCTGGGCGCGGGTTTCCAGCTGACGCCTTCCGGCTCGGGCTCCTTCCTGTTGCGCAGCGAGCGGCTGGGCGTGGACACGTCGCGGCCGCTGTTGGGCAAGCCCACCCCGTGCGTGGGCCGGGAGCAGGAACTGGCCCTGCTCGAGTCCTGCTTCGCCACGTGCCGCGAGGAGTCCAACGCGCGGGCGCTGCTGGTGACGGCCGCGCCGGGCGTGGGCAAGTCCCGGCTGCGGCACGAGTTCCTGCGCCGCCTGGAGCACAAGGAGGAGCCGCCCCGGGTGCTGCTCGGCCGGGGCGACCCGATGCACAAGGGGGTCTCGTACGGCCTGTTGGGACAGGTGCTGCGGGAGCTGGGTGGCGTGGTGGAAGGCGAGCCCCTGGAGTCCAAGCGCTCCCGCCTGTTCCAGCGCGTGTCCCGGTATCTGTCCGAGGCGCAGGCCCGCGAGGTGACCCCCTTCCTGGGCGAGCTGTGCGCCATCCCCTTCCCGGACGAGGACAACCCCCGCCTGCGGGCCGCGCGCCAGGAGCCCCAATTGATGGGGGCGCAGATGGGCCGGGCGCTGGTGGCCTTCCTCGACGCCGAGTGCGCGCACACCCCCGTGCTCCTGGTGCTGGAGGACCTGCACTGGGGCGACGTGCTGACGGTGACGCTGGTGGACCGGCTGCTGCGGGATTTGAGTGAGCGGCCCTTCATGGTGCTGGCGCTGGCGCGGCCCGAGGTGAAGCAGCTCTTCCCGGCCCTGTGGGGGCGGGCGGTGCAGGAGTTGTCGCTCAACGGCCTGAGCCGCAAGGCCTGCGCGCGGCTGGTGCGCGAGGTGCTGGGGGCCGGGGTGCCCGACGCCGTGGTGCGGCAGACGGTGGAGCAGTCGGACGGCAACGCGCTGTTCCTGGAGGAGCTCATCCGCATGGTGGCCGAGGGGCGCGGAGACGCGGCGCCCGAGACGGTCCTGGCGGTGCTCCAGTCGCGTTTGATGCGCATGGAGGCCGGGGCCCGTCAGACGCTGTTGGTGGCGAGCATCTTCGGGCGGGCCTTCTGGCCAGGGGGCGTGGAGGAACTGCTCGGACGTCCGGCGGGGGATGGGTTGGTGCGGACGCATCTGCGGCTGTTGGTGGAGCAGGAGGTCATCGAGCCCGTTCCCGATAGCCGATTCCCCACCGCGCCCGAGTACCGCTTCCGCCATGCGCTGGTGCGGGACGCCGCCTATGGGTTGCTGGCCGAAGCGCACCGCACCCTGGCCCACCGGCTGGCGGGCGCGTGGCTGGAGCGCATGGGAGAGCCGGACGTCGAGGAGATCGCCACCCACTACCAGCTCGGACAGCAACCCGAGCGGGCCGCTCCTCTCTATACGCGGTCCGCGGAACAGCGCTTCGAGCACAATGACTTGCAGGGCACGCTGCGCTGCGTGAACGCCGCCCTGGCATGTGGAGTGGGTGACGAGGTCCTCTCGAAACTCCGAGCGCTCGAGGCCCTGGTGTCGTTCTGGAGCGATGACGTGCCTCGCACCCTGGAGCTTGGAGTGCCCATCCTGGACACCCTCCCCAGGGGAGGGCGGTTCTGGTGCTGGCTGTGTGGGGGACTCATCCTGGGCAACATCCTGGGGGGACAGGCCGAGGAGACCCAGCGGCTGTGCGAGCTGCTGCTGCGCACGGACCCCGAGCCCGATGCGGTGGTGCGCTACATCGAGGCCCTGGTGAGCATGAGCAGCACGCTCATGTGGTCGGATGAGCACCAGCTGATGCCGGTCCTGCGCAACCGGGCCCGGGAGGTCGGGGTCTCCAGCATGGAGCGGCAGGTCCTGGTTCGTGGCTACCTCCGGATGATGGAGAGCCAATACCTCTACCTCGTCGAGAGCAGTCCCTGGCGCTCCTTGCGGCAGGTGGAAGTCGCCCTGCGCGACTTCGAGGAGATTGGCTCGGAGCGCAACGTCTGCTTGTTGCGCAACGTCATGGGGCTGCTGTGTCTCGAACTGGGGGACGTGCCTGGCGCGCTGCGGTGTTTGCGTGAAGCGAGGGATGGGGCGTGGCGTCAGGCGCAGTACCTGCTGTCCTCCCAGGCGGGCTACTACCTGATGCAGGCCCTGGCCTTCAGCCCCGAGCCGGAGCATCGACGGGAAGCATTGGAGATGGCACGCGAGGGTCGGGATATCGAGCTGTCGATGGCCGTGTTCCAGGGCCTGCGGGACTCCTTCGCCGCGCAGACGCTTGGCGTCCACGGCGAATGGGGCGAGGCCGAGACGCGTGCCCGCCGGGCGTGTGAGCTGTTGGAGTCCCTTCCGTCCGTGCGGGGCTTCGCCCAGGCGGTCTTGTCGGAAATCCTGAGACGCCAGGGGCACCTCGATCAGGCCCGGAGCCTGGCGCGCTCCGGCGTGCGCTCCCTGGAGCTGTGCGGCACCGGGATCTACATGGTGTTCATCCACCTGTCGCTGGTGGAGGCCTGCCTCGCCCAGGGAGATGACGCGGAGGGAGAGGCCGCCTTGCGCAAGGCCCTCGAGCGCGTGCGCACCTGGGCTCACGACATCACGGACGCCGCCGCCCGCGAGCGCTTCCTCACCCAGGTGCCCGTCAATGCCCGGGTCCTGGCGCTCGCCCGGGCCCGGTGGGGGGACGTCCGCGTGTAG
- a CDS encoding DUF58 domain-containing protein, which produces MIPTGRLWVLLCLLAVPMMAAGFFPGFGGVVLVLDVLALALAAVDVGLARQVRLEVHRTLPPRLSVGVANKVELLLVHRGRRAVDVQVRDDVPAAFTATPEEAPLRLSADSQTRWVYRVTPAHRGRFDFGDVHVRVRGPLGLVLHERRFPAAQSVPVFPDMRGASRLLLSGAALDLVNLGLRQLRRDGRGSEFARLRDYAQGDSVREVDWKATARRSRPVTRVMESERSQSLLICVDAGRSMAARVDGLTKLDHAVNAALFLAFVAVRNGDRVGLAVFADGVKTYLPPAAGRLQYRKILDALYTTTPSLTYVDYLALFKELNVRLTRRSLLCVFTDFLDEEQASTMVAPLHRLARRHVPLCLSVRDTALAKLLRTTPSGPEQAYQQAVASELLTDRESLKAQVSAGGVHMLDVQPDELSLAAVNRYLDIKARGVL; this is translated from the coding sequence GTGATTCCCACCGGGCGCCTGTGGGTGCTGCTGTGCCTGCTGGCCGTGCCGATGATGGCCGCGGGGTTCTTCCCGGGCTTCGGCGGCGTGGTGCTGGTGCTGGACGTGCTCGCCCTGGCGCTCGCGGCGGTGGACGTGGGCCTGGCGCGCCAGGTGCGCCTGGAGGTGCACCGCACGCTGCCGCCCCGCCTGTCCGTGGGCGTGGCGAACAAGGTGGAGTTGCTGCTGGTGCACCGGGGACGCCGCGCGGTGGACGTCCAGGTGCGCGACGACGTGCCCGCCGCCTTCACCGCCACCCCCGAGGAGGCGCCGCTGCGCCTGAGCGCGGACAGCCAGACGCGCTGGGTGTACCGGGTGACGCCCGCCCACCGCGGCCGGTTCGACTTCGGAGACGTGCACGTGCGGGTGCGCGGGCCCCTGGGCCTCGTGCTCCACGAGCGGCGCTTCCCCGCGGCCCAAAGCGTGCCCGTGTTCCCGGACATGCGCGGCGCCAGCCGGCTGCTCTTGTCCGGCGCGGCCCTGGATCTCGTGAACCTGGGCCTGCGGCAGCTTCGCCGGGACGGCCGGGGCAGCGAGTTCGCCCGTCTGCGCGACTACGCCCAGGGCGACTCGGTGCGCGAGGTGGACTGGAAGGCCACGGCCCGGCGCTCTCGGCCGGTGACGCGGGTGATGGAGTCCGAGCGCTCGCAATCCCTCCTCATCTGCGTGGACGCGGGCCGCTCCATGGCCGCGCGGGTGGATGGGCTCACCAAGCTGGACCATGCCGTCAACGCGGCGCTCTTCCTGGCCTTCGTGGCGGTGCGCAACGGAGACCGGGTGGGGCTCGCCGTGTTCGCCGATGGCGTGAAGACGTACCTGCCCCCGGCGGCGGGCCGGTTGCAGTACCGCAAGATATTGGACGCGCTCTACACCACCACGCCGAGCCTCACCTACGTGGACTACCTGGCGCTCTTCAAGGAGCTGAACGTGCGCCTCACCCGGCGCAGCCTGTTGTGCGTCTTCACGGACTTCCTCGACGAGGAGCAGGCCTCCACCATGGTGGCGCCCCTGCACCGCCTGGCGCGGCGGCACGTGCCCCTGTGCCTGTCCGTCCGGGACACCGCCCTGGCGAAGCTCTTGCGCACGACGCCCTCGGGGCCCGAGCAGGCCTACCAGCAGGCCGTGGCGAGCGAACTGCTCACGGACCGCGAATCCCTCAAGGCCCAGGTGAGCGCCGGGGGCGTGCACATGCTCGACGTGCAGCCGGACGAGCTGAGCCTCGCCGCCGTCAACCGCTACCTCGACATCAAGGCGCGCGGCGTCCTGTAG
- a CDS encoding AAA family ATPase has protein sequence MTSPPFATAPLPASNAVAAAHSIREGVLTEVRKAVVGQDEPLELMLVGLVAGGHVLLEGVPGVAKTLMAKALARSVSADFKRIQFTPDLMPADILGTSIFDLKSQSFVLVRGPIFTDLLLADEINRAPAKTQSALLEAMQERAVSLEGRNLTLSPLFSVFATQNPVESEGTYPLPEAQLDRFLLKIEVGYPAPEEEDAILASVHRGFDAGDLTRAGVGAAVTKEGVLEARAALNEVTVEPPVLSYVRQLVAATRTSSRIRLGAGPRAGVHLLLASKALAALRGRGFVTPEDVRFLAGPVLKHRLLLSPDAELDGATPSDVLREVVRSIEVPR, from the coding sequence ATGACTTCGCCTCCCTTCGCCACCGCCCCCCTTCCCGCCAGCAACGCCGTGGCCGCCGCCCACTCCATCCGCGAGGGGGTGCTCACCGAGGTGCGCAAGGCCGTCGTCGGACAGGACGAGCCCCTCGAGTTGATGCTCGTGGGCCTCGTCGCCGGAGGCCACGTGCTGCTCGAGGGCGTGCCCGGCGTGGCCAAGACGCTCATGGCCAAGGCGCTCGCGCGCTCGGTGAGCGCGGACTTCAAGCGCATCCAGTTCACCCCGGACCTGATGCCCGCGGACATCCTGGGCACCAGCATCTTCGACCTGAAGAGCCAGTCCTTCGTGCTCGTGCGCGGCCCCATCTTCACGGACCTGCTGCTGGCGGATGAAATCAACCGCGCCCCCGCCAAGACGCAGTCCGCGCTGCTCGAGGCCATGCAGGAGCGCGCCGTGTCCCTGGAGGGCCGCAACCTCACCCTCTCGCCGCTCTTCTCCGTGTTCGCCACGCAGAACCCGGTGGAGTCCGAGGGCACCTACCCCCTGCCCGAGGCGCAGCTCGACCGCTTCCTGTTGAAGATCGAGGTGGGCTACCCCGCCCCCGAGGAGGAGGACGCCATCCTCGCCTCGGTGCACCGGGGCTTCGACGCGGGAGACCTGACGCGCGCGGGCGTGGGCGCCGCGGTGACGAAGGAGGGCGTGCTGGAGGCGCGCGCGGCGCTCAACGAGGTGACGGTGGAGCCGCCGGTGCTCTCGTACGTGCGCCAGCTCGTGGCGGCCACGCGCACCTCCAGCCGCATCCGCCTGGGCGCGGGGCCTCGCGCGGGCGTGCACCTGCTGCTCGCCTCCAAGGCGCTGGCGGCGCTGCGCGGCCGGGGCTTCGTCACCCCCGAGGACGTGCGCTTCCTCGCCGGGCCCGTGCTCAAGCACCGCCTGCTGCTGTCGCCGGACGCGGAGCTGGATGGGGCCACGCCCTCGGACGTGCTGCGCGAGGTGGTGCGCTCCATCGAGGTCCCCCGGTGA
- a CDS encoding DUF4350 domain-containing protein has protein sequence MRDRFPLLVAGSLLVIAILGAWLVRGAARGGFADTLSTWRAQPDGSRGLYLLAEESGLEVSRRTADLLILHEPGTLVLLAVEVEGAQEADPDQTALATERDEGLRDEDVPRHGLNRLHVPELSEDETTKLLDHVWAGHTLVLVPWGSRENPLLEKLGVTLTKADTTLPMRTLVPPLSSPYTLDVQRVEARVQAYLELSGADAIPVLEDEPLGLTVAAVVTHGAGQVLIVGAPELAMNQALGRADNAQFWLSALRALGPGPYVFDEHHHGFTNERSVVDFARRYGLHFAVAQLLLGLGLWALALKRFGRPRPPPESTRVGATDALFAMSRLYREGHHHAFAAGLLTRGLTQELAQHAGLPAHAPADAVAESLAANGRTDLSQGLRALVRRAQDVASESDLMKLATRSAALRQRLHPSGPPSGAPLAPLPEEP, from the coding sequence GTGCGTGACCGATTCCCACTGCTCGTGGCGGGGAGCCTGCTCGTCATCGCCATCCTCGGCGCGTGGCTCGTGCGCGGCGCGGCGCGGGGAGGTTTCGCCGACACGCTCTCCACCTGGCGGGCCCAGCCGGATGGCTCGCGCGGCCTCTACCTGCTGGCCGAGGAGAGCGGGCTGGAAGTCTCTCGCCGCACCGCGGATCTGCTCATCCTCCACGAGCCGGGCACGCTCGTGCTGCTCGCGGTGGAGGTGGAGGGCGCCCAGGAGGCGGATCCGGACCAGACGGCGCTGGCCACCGAGCGCGACGAGGGGCTGCGGGACGAGGACGTGCCCCGCCATGGGCTCAACCGGCTACACGTGCCCGAGCTGAGCGAGGACGAGACGACGAAGCTGCTCGACCATGTATGGGCCGGCCACACGCTCGTGCTCGTGCCCTGGGGCTCGCGCGAGAATCCGCTCCTGGAAAAACTCGGGGTGACGCTCACCAAGGCGGACACCACCCTGCCCATGCGCACGCTCGTGCCGCCGCTCTCCAGCCCCTACACGCTCGACGTGCAACGCGTGGAGGCCCGGGTGCAGGCCTACCTGGAGCTCAGCGGGGCGGACGCCATCCCCGTGCTCGAGGACGAGCCCCTGGGGCTCACCGTGGCCGCGGTGGTGACGCATGGCGCGGGCCAGGTGCTGATCGTGGGCGCGCCGGAGCTGGCCATGAATCAGGCGCTCGGGCGCGCGGACAACGCCCAGTTCTGGTTGAGCGCCCTGCGCGCCCTGGGCCCCGGCCCCTACGTCTTCGACGAGCACCACCACGGCTTCACCAACGAGCGCTCGGTGGTGGACTTCGCCCGCCGCTACGGCCTGCACTTCGCGGTGGCGCAGCTCCTCTTGGGCCTGGGGCTGTGGGCGCTCGCCCTCAAGCGCTTCGGCCGCCCCCGCCCCCCGCCCGAGTCCACGCGGGTGGGCGCCACGGATGCCCTCTTCGCCATGAGCCGCCTGTACCGCGAGGGCCACCACCATGCCTTCGCCGCCGGTCTGCTCACCCGGGGCCTCACCCAGGAGCTGGCCCAGCACGCGGGCCTGCCCGCCCACGCCCCCGCGGACGCCGTCGCCGAGAGCCTCGCCGCCAACGGACGCACGGACCTGTCCCAGGGCCTGCGCGCGCTCGTGCGCCGCGCCCAGGACGTGGCCAGCGAGAGTGACTTGATGAAACTGGCCACGCGCTCCGCGGCGCTGCGCCAGCGCCTCCACCCTTCCGGGCCGCCCTCGGGCGCGCCCCTCGCCCCCCTCCCCGAGGAGCCATGA
- a CDS encoding DUF4129 domain-containing protein, with product MAVSALELRPRGAVAILDAALRVCVRSAGVWALTLPGGALVTAALLHLTDAVMHHRALELPALGFTLAWLARGLFQGAACHHVQELLLGTGAQPPTAWASLRAALARTPSLLCAVAYLFLFNLLSLSLTLGCAFFFLSSHLVGYAAALRGRGSPLGLYGQCGKLLGPARGNAVGVRVLLLVQGLVFINLHIAANALLYVGRKLLGIDLTFVERFASLDNTAWTVFLVAATFTLFEPLRAATATLLLVDGRVRQEGLDLIAAVQQLPVRKAALVLAALLGTGLFAPPARAEEPPLRERVEGVMGVCEEVPEEDWAHTLDSLGPEEALKFERLVRSVEKDVYDGEECEALGRLEQGIVLAAQTVALERQQKESAQARARDILARPEFQVPEPQSPQDSSKELVPPEPPGLWQRFLDWLGERLKEFFNRKETAPRPPRTNVSGGQSVANALVAILIAGALGVLAWVLWRSLAERRRADGDAGLEVSTQDAATLAADPMNALSRPPEGWAHLADTLAARGEYREAVRGLYLALLSRLHREGVIHYDSHASNWDYLLQFRGRTEWKPPFRELTLRFDFAWYGNLPVGPDGYREFRELCAPMLAPPAPTEPARA from the coding sequence ATGGCCGTGTCCGCGCTCGAATTGCGTCCCCGGGGCGCGGTGGCCATCCTGGACGCGGCCCTGCGCGTGTGCGTGCGCAGCGCCGGCGTCTGGGCCCTCACCCTGCCCGGGGGCGCGCTCGTCACCGCCGCGCTCCTGCACCTGACGGACGCGGTGATGCACCACCGCGCACTCGAGCTGCCCGCGCTGGGCTTCACCCTCGCCTGGCTCGCCCGGGGCCTCTTCCAGGGCGCCGCGTGCCACCATGTGCAGGAGCTGCTGCTCGGCACGGGCGCCCAGCCCCCCACCGCCTGGGCCTCCCTGCGGGCGGCGCTGGCCCGGACGCCCAGCCTCCTGTGCGCCGTGGCCTATCTGTTCCTCTTCAACCTGCTGTCGCTCTCCCTCACGCTGGGCTGCGCCTTCTTCTTCCTGTCCTCGCACCTGGTGGGCTACGCCGCCGCCCTGCGGGGCCGCGGCAGTCCCCTCGGTTTGTATGGCCAATGCGGCAAGCTGCTCGGCCCGGCGCGCGGCAACGCGGTGGGCGTGCGCGTGCTGCTGCTCGTGCAGGGGCTCGTCTTCATCAACCTGCACATCGCGGCCAATGCCTTGCTGTACGTGGGCCGCAAGCTGCTCGGCATCGATCTCACCTTCGTCGAGCGCTTCGCCTCGCTGGACAACACCGCCTGGACCGTCTTCCTCGTGGCCGCGACCTTCACCCTCTTCGAGCCCCTGCGCGCCGCCACCGCCACCCTGCTCCTGGTGGACGGGCGCGTGCGCCAGGAAGGGTTGGATTTGATCGCCGCGGTGCAACAGCTCCCCGTGCGCAAGGCGGCGCTCGTGCTCGCCGCGCTCCTGGGGACGGGCCTGTTCGCGCCTCCCGCCCGGGCCGAGGAGCCTCCGCTGCGCGAGCGCGTGGAAGGGGTGATGGGCGTGTGCGAGGAAGTGCCCGAGGAGGACTGGGCCCACACGCTCGACTCGCTCGGTCCGGAGGAAGCCCTCAAGTTCGAACGGCTCGTGCGCTCGGTGGAAAAGGACGTGTACGACGGCGAGGAGTGCGAGGCCCTGGGGAGGCTCGAGCAGGGCATCGTGCTCGCCGCCCAGACCGTCGCGCTGGAGCGGCAACAAAAGGAGAGCGCCCAGGCGCGCGCCCGGGACATCCTCGCGCGGCCCGAGTTCCAGGTGCCCGAGCCCCAGTCCCCCCAGGACTCGTCGAAGGAGCTCGTTCCCCCGGAGCCCCCTGGCCTCTGGCAGCGCTTCCTCGATTGGCTGGGCGAGCGCCTCAAGGAGTTCTTCAATCGCAAGGAGACGGCCCCACGGCCGCCCCGCACGAACGTCTCGGGCGGGCAGAGCGTGGCCAATGCCCTGGTGGCGATCCTCATCGCCGGAGCGCTGGGCGTGCTCGCGTGGGTGCTGTGGCGCTCGTTGGCCGAGCGGCGGCGGGCGGACGGAGACGCCGGGCTCGAGGTGAGCACGCAGGACGCGGCGACGCTCGCGGCGGATCCGATGAACGCCCTCTCGCGTCCGCCCGAGGGCTGGGCCCACCTCGCCGACACGCTGGCCGCCCGGGGCGAGTACCGCGAGGCGGTGCGCGGGCTGTACCTGGCCCTGCTCTCGCGCCTGCACCGCGAGGGCGTCATCCACTACGACAGCCACGCGAGCAACTGGGACTACCTGCTCCAGTTCCGCGGGCGCACCGAGTGGAAGCCGCCCTTCCGCGAGCTGACGCTGCGCTTCGACTTCGCCTGGTACGGCAACCTGCCCGTGGGCCCGGACGGCTACCGCGAGTTCCGCGAGCTGTGCGCCCCCATGCTGGCCCCTCCCGCCCCCACGGAGCCCGCCCGTGCGTGA
- a CDS encoding phosphate ABC transporter substrate-binding protein has translation MRWPRRSHLFPLVLLVLVSGCRRPPKGSGEDAGTPPRGPEVMLTVKGSDTLVILAQRWAEHFMKAHPGARIQVTGGGSGTGIAALINGTTDIAMASRPLEDAERRQVRQKHPQGPVELAVALDGISFYVHESNPVSGLTLAQLKAIYLGDTTRWKDVGGEDKPIVVYSRESSSGTYAYVKERVLGGQDFTERAQTLPGTAAVVNAVSLERHGIGFGGAAYLRGVKALKVGRDAQRAVFLSAETLRDGTYPLARELYFDLVRPPSGLAREFIDHALSPEGQRTVIDAGFFPVK, from the coding sequence ATGAGATGGCCTCGCCGCTCCCATCTGTTTCCGCTCGTGTTGCTCGTCCTCGTGTCGGGATGCCGACGTCCGCCCAAGGGCTCGGGCGAGGACGCGGGCACGCCCCCCCGGGGTCCCGAGGTCATGCTGACGGTGAAGGGCTCGGACACCCTCGTCATCCTCGCCCAGCGCTGGGCCGAGCACTTCATGAAGGCCCACCCGGGCGCCCGCATCCAGGTGACGGGCGGGGGCTCGGGCACGGGCATCGCGGCGCTCATCAACGGCACCACGGACATCGCCATGGCCAGCCGGCCCCTGGAGGACGCCGAGCGGCGACAGGTGCGCCAGAAACACCCCCAGGGGCCGGTGGAGCTCGCCGTGGCCCTGGATGGCATCTCCTTCTACGTCCACGAGAGCAACCCCGTGAGCGGCCTCACCCTCGCGCAGCTCAAGGCCATCTACCTGGGGGACACCACCCGGTGGAAGGACGTGGGCGGCGAGGACAAGCCCATCGTCGTGTACTCGCGCGAGAGTTCCTCGGGCACCTACGCCTATGTGAAGGAGCGGGTGCTCGGCGGACAGGACTTCACCGAGCGCGCCCAGACGCTGCCGGGCACCGCCGCGGTGGTCAACGCCGTGTCCCTGGAGCGCCATGGCATCGGCTTCGGGGGCGCCGCCTACCTCCGGGGCGTCAAGGCGCTCAAGGTCGGCCGCGATGCCCAGCGGGCCGTCTTCCTCTCGGCGGAGACCCTTCGCGATGGCACCTATCCCCTCGCGCGCGAGCTGTATTTCGATCTGGTCCGCCCCCCCTCCGGGCTCGCGCGGGAGTTCATCGACCATGCCCTGTCCCCCGAGGGGCAGAGGACCGTCATCGACGCGGGCTTCTTCCCGGTGAAGTAG
- a CDS encoding DUF2780 domain-containing protein, translating into MDFIGQLSQQMGVDSHQAQGLAGSLLKLVQGAVKEKMGPEAADQMDSAIPEMRDWQQQAESGGGLMGALGGLGGLLGGQGQGASGGGLMGALGSAAAQAGEVAGVVSLLQRFDIDAGKASLVAPLLLNFLKSRLDPQLVSGILLVVPMLANAAGGKPPEGGGSAGGGGLGGLLGGLIR; encoded by the coding sequence ATGGATTTCATCGGACAGCTCTCACAGCAAATGGGCGTGGACTCCCACCAGGCACAGGGTCTCGCGGGCTCCTTGCTCAAGCTGGTGCAGGGCGCGGTGAAGGAGAAGATGGGGCCGGAGGCGGCGGACCAGATGGACTCGGCCATTCCCGAGATGCGGGATTGGCAACAGCAGGCCGAGTCCGGTGGCGGACTGATGGGGGCGCTGGGCGGACTCGGGGGCCTGCTCGGAGGCCAGGGCCAGGGCGCGTCCGGGGGCGGACTGATGGGGGCGCTCGGAAGCGCGGCGGCCCAGGCGGGGGAGGTGGCGGGCGTGGTGTCGCTGCTGCAACGCTTCGACATCGACGCGGGCAAGGCCTCGCTGGTGGCGCCCCTGCTGCTCAACTTCCTCAAGTCGCGGTTGGACCCTCAACTGGTGAGCGGCATCCTCCTGGTGGTGCCGATGCTGGCCAACGCCGCCGGAGGCAAGCCGCCCGAGGGAGGCGGCTCCGCGGGGGGCGGCGGTCTCGGCGGATTGTTGGGCGGCCTCATCCGTTAG